From the Hyphomicrobiaceae bacterium genome, the window AAGATCACCGATGCCCACCACGCCACATATCAGCGAAAAGACGACCAGCGGCACCACGAGCATCTTGAGTGCGTTGAGGAACATCTTTCCGATCATCGAGAATAAACCCGAGACGAGGTATTCGTTCAGGACCGGTGAAGCGAGCAGGTTGAGAATGACGCCCGTGATGAGCCCCAGACACATGCCCACGATAACTTTCGAGGTAAGAGAAAGCTCCCCGACCCGCCATTTTGGGTGTGCTTTTGCGCTCATGCAGCCTCCTCATTTGCGGTGTGCCACGTGAGGGCATCAATTCAATGACTTGCTCATAACGAAGGAGCGTATCACCGCGGGTTCGTTGCGAGTGTCGCCGGATCAGACCACAGATGACAACTCTTTTTGCAGCATGCGAAACGATCAGAGCGATTATGCGATGGGATAAGATAAAAGCTTGACTGGATCGGCGCACTGGAGGTCGGGCTGATGCAAGCCCCATTGGATAGGCTGTCGCAGTTAGACGACTCCAGGGACGAAATATGCAGACTTCCTATCTCGATGCCATTAAGCGCTTTGAAGGTTTCTCCGCGCAGGCCAAGTGGGACTACGCGCAAAATTCGAATGGATATGGAACCAAGGCCCGATTTGCCGGAGAGATGATCACCGCTGAGGAGGCTGAGCGCAGATTTCAGGCTGAGATAGCCAAGTCGGAGGCGCTCGTTGACAAATTCGCTCCTAATGTTGCGGAAGGGCTGCGAGCCGCTCTCACTTCTTTAACGTTCAACGCTGGTACAGCCTGGATGAACGCGGGGCTAGGCGATGCCGTGCGGGCCGGCGACTTGGGCGAGGTTCGCCGCATTTTCGTGCAGTACGACAAGGCGGGTAACCAAAGTTTGCCCGGGCTAACCGCGCGGCGGCTCGCAGAGGTCGCTTGGATTGGTGCCGAACGTTCTACACCGCCGCCAACGGTATTCCGTGGAGAACCGTCCTTCGCAATTTCGGCCGATGTGGGATCCGAGGTCTTGAGCCAGAACGTGCCCCGCGCAACCTCTTTTATGGATGCATTGCCAAGCGCGACCGTGCCAAATACGACAGATGCTGATGCACTTTATGCGCAGATTATGAAGGAAAAGATGCGATTATTGGCTCTGCGCAGGCAAGATGACCGCGAGCAGAAACACCAAGTCTAAAGCTTCAAGATGCCCGAGATTTGGGCGATAATATCGCCAGATTCGATTTCGTCGGGCTTTTGTTGGATCAATTCGTAGATCTTCGGCGTGACAGTTATGGCGCGATCCAAATTCGGGTCACTGCCGGGCTGATATCCGCCGATCATGCGCAGATCCCGCGTGTCTTCGAAATTTGCGATCGCGGCGCGCGCGGTCTGAACGACTCTTTGTTCCGATGCGCTCCACGCTTTTGGCGCCAAGCGCGATAGCGATGCCAGCAAATCAATTGCAGGCCAACGGCCAGATGCAGCAATCTTTCTGTCCAGAACAATATGTCCGTCGAGGATGCCGCGAGCCGCATCGGCCACCGGATCATTATGGTTGTCTCCATCGACCAGAACCGTTGCAATCATGGTGATATCCCCGGTGCCAAGCGGTCCGGGGCCTGCGCGTTCAAGAAGTTTGGCAATCTCAGCGAAGACGCTGGGTGGATAGCCTCGTGCGACTGCAGGTTCGCCGGCCGAAAGCGCGTATTCGCGCTGTGCATGGGCGAACCGGGTGACTGAGTCGATCATGAGAAGAACGCGCTCACCCCGGTCGCGGAAATATTCGGCGACACTCATTGCTGTTTTGGGTGCGTTTCGGCGCAGCGCCGCGCTGTCGTCGCCGGTAGATACAATAGCGACGACCCGATCTCGTCGCGTTCCAAGTATATCTTCGAGGAACTCTCGGACCTCGCGTCCGCGTTCGCCAACCAGAGCGAGGACGACGACCGATATGTCTGGAACTTGCGAAAACATGGAGAGAAGGGTCGATTTTCCGACGCCTGTTCCGGCGAAAATACCGATCCGCTGTCCTGCGCAAATCGGCATAAATGCGTCGATGGCTTTGATGCCGGTATGTATTGGTGTGAGGACGCGGTTGCGGTCGAGCGCGCGTGGCGGATCTCGATCGATCTCTATCGCTTCTGGGCCCCGTTCCATGTGACCAGCATCGTCAAGTGGGGTGCCGAGGGGATCGACGACCCGCCCCAACCAGCAGCGATGTGGGTAAACGCGTAGCCGTCCGACGAGCGTGGCTGTTGCGCCCAGTCGGATGTTGCCGCGCTTCCGATAGGGAATAGCGAGGACGCTAGCTGCATCGATCTGCACGACCTCCGCCATATCGCTACCACCACGATCAGCGATGCTGACGAGATCACCGGCCATAGCAAACTGCGAAAGCCCTTCTATGCGTAGGTGATTTGTTCCGGCCTCGCATACTTGGCCCATCACGGTGACGTCACGGGATTTGGTGGCCCAGCTCTTGGATGCTCGACCGAGTGCGCTCAGTCTATCGGTCATTTGTTTTAAGCTGGCTCATGAGGCAAGGGTGCGGATGGCATTCAGTAGTCCATCCTCGACTTCCGAGACGGCGTTCGAGATGGCATCGAAGTCGCGCTGAATGCTGATGAGATGCGTCATCTCCTTGACCGGCTCGACGTTGGAGCGTTCGACGTATCCTTGCGTGATCGAGGCAGCGTTGAAGTCGATCTGTGGCTCAGCTGGGCGATCAGGTATGACACTGCCATTCGCGCCGCGGTGAAGCCGAGCGTCAGGCGAAATGCGAAAGAGACCGATTGTTGCGAGAGTCTGACCGTTCCGCGAGATCGATCCGTCTTTACCGATCGAAGGCGCTGGTCCACCGGCATTAATCTGAATTGGACTACCCCCAATATCGACCAGCGGATAGCCTTGAACTGAGACGAGCTCTCCTTGCGGGCTCAAGCTGAAGCGGCCGTCTCGCGTATAAACGAGACCTTGTGGCGTTGATACGCCCAGCCAGCCATCGCCGCTTACTGCAATGTCAAAGGGGTTCCCTGTCCTTTCCACTGCGCCGCTCTCGGTCGATATATAGTGTGGCCCCTCGTTCACAAAGCTCGTCGGTACATCGGTCCGTGTTGAAAGGTATTCCTGAAATGAAATGCGGTCTGCTCGGTATCCGGGCGTCGAGACATTGGCGACGTTCTGCGCCACGCTCTCCATGCGATTGAGTAGCGCAAGCTGCGCTGACAAGGAAATGTATAGGTTGGATTGCATATCACCACTTCCGAACATTCAGATTCTGAATGGAGGCGAGCGTGTCCATGGAGATGCCTGATGTGGAGCTGGCCTGGAACAATTGCAGCGCCGCCGAAGAACCAGTTGTGTTCTGTGCCAGATCCCACAAGTTGGAAAAGCGTGCGATGAATTTGTCGAGCGTAACAGGGTCTTGAAGAGACGAGACGTCGAGCTTTTCGGCAATGATCGAAGCCTGTTTTTCAACGCCCACAGCAGGAAGCGACGACGGCAACGACAGGGCGGTCTCAACGACTTTGTAGAGCGCCTTGTCCCCTAGCACCTGATATATGCTTGTGATCTGTGGTGCCTTGCGTTGGAAATAGAGCGCTAGACGAACACCCTCATTAATCTGTCCGGCATTCTGTTCCAGCGTCGCGCGCATATAGCGATCGAGAAGTCCGCTTTGAGTGCGGGTGAACGACGTCGTCGCCGTACCGTAACGCGCGAAATTGAAGGTTTCTGTCAAATCTCGGAAACGAGAGTCGGACAAGGAATTCGCCAAGGATTTGTTGTCATCGATCCCACCTTCCAAGACTTTGCGGACAAGAGCTTTGGAGGGGGCAACATCGTCCATGCCGAAAGCGTGGAGCACGTAGGCATAGATGCGTTTGTCGCCCATAAAGTCGTCGATGGATTTTATGTCGGATATCTTAGCTTCGTAGTAAGCCGTTTCTCGCTGCACCATCCGATCATTTGCGACCGACCGCAGCGACGCGCTGACGTCTTTGGAAATCTGTCTGAAGCTCGTTAATGTCGGAACCATGGGAGCCCTCGCTGTCCAGCGGAATTCTGGTACCCGTTGCTTGAGCCGACCTTGCGCCTGGACCAGATATCCAGCTTCACGCAAGCCGAACCTCGCAGGCTAAGTGTCGATCCGAGAAGGAATATCCATGACCATCATAATTGGCATCGTCGTCACGCTCATTTGTATGCTGGGTGGCTTCATGGCGATGGGTGGGCATGTGATCGTGATCTGGCAGCCATGGGAGTACGTGATCATCCTTGGAACTGCGCTTGGCACGTTTGTGGTCGCCAACTCGATGAAGGTCATCAAGGACTGCGGCGCCGGGCTGATGGAAGCGTTCAAGCAGGCAACGCCGACGCATCAGGAGTATGTTGAAGTTTTGGCTTTAATGTTCTCATTGATGCGCGCTGTGCGAACACGGTCGCGCGCAGAGATGGAAGCGCTGATAGATGAGCCCGATACCTCAGATGTCTTCTCCCGATCGCCCAAAGTGTTGGCGGACAGGGATCTCACCGTCTTTATCTGTGACTACATGCGCCTGCTTATCATAGGCAACGCACGGACGCATGAAATCGAAGCGCTTATGGAGGAGGAGATCGAGACAATACGGCACGATCGGTTGAAGGCTTACCACGCGTTGACCGCCGTGGGAGACGGG encodes:
- a CDS encoding glycoside hydrolase family protein, with translation MQTSYLDAIKRFEGFSAQAKWDYAQNSNGYGTKARFAGEMITAEEAERRFQAEIAKSEALVDKFAPNVAEGLRAALTSLTFNAGTAWMNAGLGDAVRAGDLGEVRRIFVQYDKAGNQSLPGLTARRLAEVAWIGAERSTPPPTVFRGEPSFAISADVGSEVLSQNVPRATSFMDALPSATVPNTTDADALYAQIMKEKMRLLALRRQDDREQKHQV
- a CDS encoding FliI/YscN family ATPase codes for the protein MTDRLSALGRASKSWATKSRDVTVMGQVCEAGTNHLRIEGLSQFAMAGDLVSIADRGGSDMAEVVQIDAASVLAIPYRKRGNIRLGATATLVGRLRVYPHRCWLGRVVDPLGTPLDDAGHMERGPEAIEIDRDPPRALDRNRVLTPIHTGIKAIDAFMPICAGQRIGIFAGTGVGKSTLLSMFSQVPDISVVVLALVGERGREVREFLEDILGTRRDRVVAIVSTGDDSAALRRNAPKTAMSVAEYFRDRGERVLLMIDSVTRFAHAQREYALSAGEPAVARGYPPSVFAEIAKLLERAGPGPLGTGDITMIATVLVDGDNHNDPVADAARGILDGHIVLDRKIAASGRWPAIDLLASLSRLAPKAWSASEQRVVQTARAAIANFEDTRDLRMIGGYQPGSDPNLDRAITVTPKIYELIQQKPDEIESGDIIAQISGILKL
- the flgF gene encoding flagellar basal-body rod protein FlgF, with protein sequence MQSNLYISLSAQLALLNRMESVAQNVANVSTPGYRADRISFQEYLSTRTDVPTSFVNEGPHYISTESGAVERTGNPFDIAVSGDGWLGVSTPQGLVYTRDGRFSLSPQGELVSVQGYPLVDIGGSPIQINAGGPAPSIGKDGSISRNGQTLATIGLFRISPDARLHRGANGSVIPDRPAEPQIDFNAASITQGYVERSNVEPVKEMTHLISIQRDFDAISNAVSEVEDGLLNAIRTLAS
- a CDS encoding DUF1217 domain-containing protein, producing MVPTLTSFRQISKDVSASLRSVANDRMVQRETAYYEAKISDIKSIDDFMGDKRIYAYVLHAFGMDDVAPSKALVRKVLEGGIDDNKSLANSLSDSRFRDLTETFNFARYGTATTSFTRTQSGLLDRYMRATLEQNAGQINEGVRLALYFQRKAPQITSIYQVLGDKALYKVVETALSLPSSLPAVGVEKQASIIAEKLDVSSLQDPVTLDKFIARFSNLWDLAQNTTGSSAALQLFQASSTSGISMDTLASIQNLNVRKW
- the motA gene encoding flagellar motor stator protein MotA, whose protein sequence is MTIIIGIVVTLICMLGGFMAMGGHVIVIWQPWEYVIILGTALGTFVVANSMKVIKDCGAGLMEAFKQATPTHQEYVEVLALMFSLMRAVRTRSRAEMEALIDEPDTSDVFSRSPKVLADRDLTVFICDYMRLLIIGNARTHEIEALMEEEIETIRHDRLKAYHALTAVGDGLPAIGIIAAVLGVTKAMGAISESPEVLGKLIASALVGTFAGIFFSYSLVSPIATKLKAVREKRMRLYVVVKQSLLAFMNGAIPQVAIEHGRKTISSAERPGIDEVEAATIGAASTATAAASAA